The window TCACTCCCTCTATGGCCACAGCGCGCAGTTTCTGCATGTTCTCCTGGTAAAAGGCGAAGCCAAAGAACCCGATGGAGTAAGGGCCGCCCATCACTCCCTGGGCCAGCACATTATCATCCTCACTCATCTGCAGACGCTCTGCGAGGAGAAGGGGGGCTTTGTCATTGTCGAGCACGACCTCGACGAAGAAATCAAAGGTGCCGCTGTCCGTGCCGGGGATAAAGCGTTTGATGGGTTTCGCCGGCCAGGAAGGGTTGATGTCGGCCCATGTCTCGGCGGTAGTGAAGGCGCTCCGCAGTTGATCCAACGTGAGGGAATCCACGAAGGTGTTTTCGCGACTGACCACCACGGCCAGCGCGTCGATGCCCACCTGGAACTCGATGGGATCGCGCCCGATGGCGCGGCAGGACTGCCGCTCCGATTCCTTGATGGGTCGGCTGGCGTTGGAAATGTCGGTCTCCCCCTTGATGCAGAAGCGTTCGAAGCCGGCCCCAGTGCCGATGGAATCGATGGTGATGGTGCCGGCGAACCCCGCATCGAGAAACAGTTCCGCCATGCGCTCCGCCAGGGGATAGACGGTGGAACTGCCGGCGGCGATGATCGTGCCGGAGTACTGGGCGGGGTCCACCTCCGGCAGGACGACTTCTCCGCGCGGCGCGGAAGTGGGCGCGCCGGCGGGGGAGGGGGTGCGGGATGGCAGGGACGGTGTGGCGGGAACGGCTGTCCCACGGCAGGCTCCCAACAGGACGGCGATCACACATCCGATGATGGTAGCGGCATGCGGTACTTTCACGGTTCTCCCATCCTCCTGCCTGATGATTTCCGGTGAATCGAGGACCGACGTGTCATGGGCGGTTTATTCCCATGCCGAGAGCTGATAGAAACCTTTCTGGTCGGCGGCATCTTCCCGCTCCGCCGGCTCTTCCTCGTCAAAGGGGATCAGCGGTTCGGGCGTCGCCAAGAGACGCTCTTCGGCCAGCCGGCAGTACTCCGGCGACAGCTCGTAGCCGATATAATGCCGGCGGAGCTTCTTGGCCGCCACCGCCGTGGTGCCGCTTCCCATGAAGGGGTCCAGCACCACGTCCCCGACGTTGGTGTAGAGGAGGATGAGCCGGCGGGGCAGTTCCTCGGGGAATGGGGCGGGGTGGCCCAGCCGGGCGGCGTTCTCGGTCGGAAAGCGCCAGATGCTCTTGGTCCATTCGACAAAGTCCTGGTTGGTGATGCCGCTGTAGTTCCCCGAAGAGGTCAGATGGAACTGCTCCTTGCAAAATACCATGATATATTCGTGGACATCGCGCAGGACGGGGTTGCTGGCGCGGCCGAAGGAGCCCCAGGCGGTGCTGACCCCGACGCTGGCGCCCTTGTCCCAGATGATCTCTCCGCGCATGAGGAAGCCCAGGCGGAGCATCTGCTGGGTGATGAAGCTGTTGAGGGGGAGGTAGGGCCGGCGGTTGGTGTTGGCGACATTGATGGCAATCCGCCCACCGGGTACCAGCACCCGATAGCACTCCCGCCATACCTGCTCGAGCATCTCCAGGTATTCGTCCAGGGAACGGCGGTCATCATAGTGCGTGTAGTCCTTGTCCACGTTGTACGGCGGGGAGGTGACGATGAGGTGGACGCTGGCGTCCTCGACCTCGTCCATGTGGCGGGCGTCCCCGCAGTAAATCACGTCCAGTTTCATGCTTCCTCCGTCGCGTCCGATGAGAATGTCGTTGGTTCTGCGTGTTGATGGTCTTGGAGGCGCCGCCGTTCTCGCACCAGGCGCAGGCGCGCCGCGCGCGGTCCCTGCGGCCCTTCCTCCCGCTGGAAGCGGACGGGTTGGCCGGCGCGCAGGCGGCGCACGCTTTTCGGGAGGCGCGAGCTGTGCACGAACACCTCGTCGCCGGCCTCCGCCACCAGCACCCCGAAGCCCTTATTGGCGTCGTACCACTTGACCCGACCCTCTTCCCAGGGCGAGAGCGTCTCTTGCGGCGCCAGGATGCGCGCCAATGCCCGGCATCCCGGGCAAAGGAGCGGCTGGCCGGCCTCACCGTGCTCCTCCGCCCAGTGCCGCTGTTCCCAGGCAGTGAACAGGAACGCCGTGCCGCATTCCGCACAGTACAGTATCTGGTCGGAGCCGAGGATCAGCTTGGGGCGAGCAGCCGGAGGGCGCGTCATTTGCCACCTCGTTTGGGAGGTTTGCCGGGCACGCTGGTGACGATGCGGGAGCGCGCCGGCGTTTTGCCTTTGCCGGCCGGCTTCGGTGCGGCAGGAGGCGGGGTCTCCTCCGCTTTGGGTTGCTCCGCTTTACCAGCGGATCGGCCGCGCCGGGATGGGGGTTCTGCCGGCGGCTGTTCCTCCTTGGTCAGGGTGGGTTCGGGAGGCGCCTCTATCTCCAGGTTCAACTGCGCGGCTTCGGCCGGCTGTTTGCGGGATTTCCGGGCCGGCGCGGCAGGGGCGGTTTGTTCGGCGGGGGTAGAGGCCTTCTTTTTCGCGGCGGCCGGCGCGGGCGCGGCTTCTTCCGCCGGCTCGCTCTTCTTGCGGGCGCGCGTGCGCGGCGGCTTCGTCGTGGCCGCCGGGGCCGCTTCTTCTGCTGATGTCTTTTTACGAGTGCGCGGCTTGGCGGCCGGCGCGGCGGGTTCCGCCGCGGGCACAGGCTCCTCTTTCTTGCGGCGTCTGGCCGGCGCCGGCGCGGCTGGCTCTTCCGCTGGCGCCGGCGGAGCAGGGGGCTTGCGTGTGCGGCGAGCCGGCGCGGCCTTTGCTGGAACCTGCTCTGCGCCGGTGGAAGGCGCCGGCGGAAGGATGACCACGCCGGCCAGCGGGTCTTTTGCATCTACCTCGCCAATCACCTTCCCCTGCGCGGCGCGCGCCACCTGCGGTATATCCGCCGCCGGCCGGCAGACAGCACGGCCTTTCTGGGTCACCAGAATCACCTCATCCCTGGGACTGATGATGCCGGCCGCGATGACGGGGCCCGTGCGGGTGTTG of the Anaerolineae bacterium genome contains:
- a CDS encoding PstS family phosphate ABC transporter substrate-binding protein, with amino-acid sequence MKVPHAATIIGCVIAVLLGACRGTAVPATPSLPSRTPSPAGAPTSAPRGEVVLPEVDPAQYSGTIIAAGSSTVYPLAERMAELFLDAGFAGTITIDSIGTGAGFERFCIKGETDISNASRPIKESERQSCRAIGRDPIEFQVGIDALAVVVSRENTFVDSLTLDQLRSAFTTAETWADINPSWPAKPIKRFIPGTDSGTFDFFVEVVLDNDKAPLLLAERLQMSEDDNVLAQGVMGGPYSIGFFGFAFYQENMQKLRAVAIEGVTPDAETAESGAYPLSRPLFLYSDASIMRAKPQVAAFLNFFLTYVDEEILDVGYFPVSAATLDAGRKKWLEAMGQ
- a CDS encoding site-specific DNA-methyltransferase, whose protein sequence is MKLDVIYCGDARHMDEVEDASVHLIVTSPPYNVDKDYTHYDDRRSLDEYLEMLEQVWRECYRVLVPGGRIAINVANTNRRPYLPLNSFITQQMLRLGFLMRGEIIWDKGASVGVSTAWGSFGRASNPVLRDVHEYIMVFCKEQFHLTSSGNYSGITNQDFVEWTKSIWRFPTENAARLGHPAPFPEELPRRLILLYTNVGDVVLDPFMGSGTTAVAAKKLRRHYIGYELSPEYCRLAEERLLATPEPLIPFDEEEPAEREDAADQKGFYQLSAWE
- a CDS encoding cold shock domain-containing protein: MTRPPAARPKLILGSDQILYCAECGTAFLFTAWEQRHWAEEHGEAGQPLLCPGCRALARILAPQETLSPWEEGRVKWYDANKGFGVLVAEAGDEVFVHSSRLPKSVRRLRAGQPVRFQREEGPQGPRAARLRLVRERRRLQDHQHAEPTTFSSDATEEA